Within the Camelus dromedarius isolate mCamDro1 chromosome 2, mCamDro1.pat, whole genome shotgun sequence genome, the region GCTGAAGTGACAGACTTCCTTCAAAGGAAAGTAAAGGACGTGGAGGTTCTTTTTCAATGTAATAGGATAATAGGACTGGCACACTCTCAAAGACTCTTGAAAAATGcctgtaattttaaatttacttaatttGTAAAGCAAAATTCACTCAAATAATTTATTAGTTCTTGGAaaaatattccttctcatatcagttcttttaaaaaattacatttggagTACGTAACACCAGTTAGACTTAACACAATTTAGTCTTCAGAATTTTATTTGAGTGGGTTTTGAAGAAATTAGTTTGTGAGCGGAAACTATAATGGCATTTGAAATTtgtatctgtaaatatttataagtaaaaaaatttgtattcagacagagggataaattagaagaaaTTCTGCGGGGGTTAACTCCAAGGAAAAATGATATTGGAGATGCAATGGTTTTCTGTCTTAATAATGCTGAAGCTGCTGAAGAAATAGTGGATTGCATCACTGAGTCATTGTCTATCTTAAAGACACCCCTTCCCAAAAAGGTATGGGAATGATTTCTCTTTATGGAACATTTAAttaagtgaaagagagagaatagtTGACTTCTTTTTGGATTAAAATTGGTTTCCCCTTTGAATGAAGAACTTGACTGAAGAAATCTTTCCtatgcagttttattttccttctgcctgggtAACTTATGTCAGTTGACACAAGTTACCAACAGAttgaaatgtaaatgaattactAATTTTATGCCTGCCAAAGTCATGGTTGTGGTGATACTGAATTTCTTATACCTCTTCTAATTGAGATTATTAAATTATAGCTAGACATTGGCCTTATATCATTGATTTAATAAATTTCAGTATggaattttttaagaaacatttgctgttggttttaatttttaatccattttatgtTACCTTTTGGTATTCTAGATTGCCAGATTATATTTGGTTTCTGATGTTTTATACAACTCTTCAGCCAAAGTTGCCAATGCTTCCTATTACAGAAAATTGTAAGTATAGTGATGTAAGCTAATAttcctgaaataaaatattaaaggcTAAGGAGGTCAGAAAAAAAGGATAGTTTTATTAGTTAATACCctcaataataaataatttgaatttcatCATAGTTTATAGGATTTTCTATAAAATtggaatttatttattgaattaaactGGTTTAAGCTAATTATCAGAATCTTTTGAAAGTTTTCATCTCAGTTTCTTAACTGTTGATGATAGAGCAAATAGGAAgagttaaaaataattgtttctatTGCATATTTAGGCACATGTATAATAAATAAGCTGAAACAATAGaaataatggcaaaaataaaggagaaaaccaaagacaaaacaTTAGCTATTTATGGAATCATTGTTCTCTGATCATCATTGTATTGGTTGTAGttccttgttgttgttttcctaGGCATAGGGAATTATGTTGCTCAACTGTAATTAATACATAACTCTTCCTCAGTTCCCCGTAGTTCCtttttggtgtttattttatgaattagggaaatttttctttaggaaatgaCTCTGAAAGGAAATTTGGAGATGTGGATCCTAAGCTTAGctctgctgtttgtttgttttttgccttggACAGGtcatttaacttttctgtttgtattttataaaacaaaaagtttggGCTAAATGGCTCAAAGTATCCTAGATGTAAGTTTCCTTGCTAATCAAAGGAAATAGTTATTAATACTCTTTTTGGGGATTTTTGCAGaagaaaaattcagaataatAGGAGTTAAAGTTATAGTTTTAAATACctagttcttgatttttttaaagaattgctggattaatttttttgtatatttttttgaAGTCCAGGAGTGGTTTTCATTGGCTAGCATGCTGAAGTGGGTagggattttaaaacaaattctattgtaataaatatattatttgaatttcagttttgaaaCAAAGTTATGTCAGATATTTTCAGACCTCAATGCTACGTATCGTACAATTCAAGGCCATTTACAGTCTGAAAACTTTAAGGTACGTGTATTATTTTTGCCCTAGTATTTTAAATGGGTCTTAGGGTCTAGGAAGCACATCTACGGAAGACAGGTATAAGACATAACTTGTATGTTTCAGAAATAATCGTTTTAAAATTGACTGCCATTTTATCTTCAGTATcaaaaaaagtctgaaattttaaaacatacatagtGTTATTTTGTTGGGTGCCTGTTTTAGTTTTAAGCATATAGTCTCTACACAGAAAACATTCAGATCACTTCTTCTGTAGTGATATTAGGAGTATACATCTTAGTTACTTATGTTTAGAAAGTATATAAAGTTACTAATTTTTTATAACCTCTTAAGCTGTGGACCAATGTTAAAAAAAGCCGAACAAAGTATCTTACTTACAGTTGAAAAACAGATATACTTTCATGGGAAGAgactcattaaaaaattttttttttaacctgggaaGATGTCCAGTGACCCCACCATTCAGCAGACTGAAAcaactccatttaaaatttttttgacctTAAATTTTGACCATAAGACAGAGCTTATAGGAAAGTTTAAGGATGGGACAGAGAGAAGTGTTAGCCAGAATCAGGAAGTATTTTATTGGACTATAAAGGAATTCAAATCAAAATTTGGCTACCTTGAGATCTAGCTTTCTGTAAGTTTCTAAGGTAGTATTTCCCGGAATGTGGCCTCATGTACCACCAAGGTTATGGGACCTAGATCTTAGGTGACTAAGAGCAAACAGttactgtttctttttatcttgtaTTTACTCTTAGTTTCTCTCCCCTTTCATTTGGAAGGtaacattgattttttaaaaatattgtaatgatagttatttttcttaaattttaaaaagaatattggtTTAAAGGAAAATTCAGATTGTGATGGTCATTATTATGAGATGAAGTTTGATACATATTGCCCTAAATAATAATTCGTTGTCTTTTTCCTATTAGCAACGGGTAATGACCTGCTTTAGAGCATGGGAAGATTGGGCAATTTATCCAGAACCATTTTTGAtcaaactacaaaatattttcttaggacTTGTAAATATTAttgaagaaaaggaagcagaggtAGGTTCTCAGTGTATACATGCCttaatatcttaaaatttatttctggggATGCTTTGGAGGTGTGATATATTACATACATGAGTAACACTTGTTTGTAAAAAATATGTACTGTTTGTCACAGAACAGGATTTTTGTTGCTGGAGCCCTGGAGGAATTCGTGATTTTGTGTCCTTATGTGAAGATTGGTGACTGGTTTTTTATTTGATTACATGAAATGATTATAACATATTAGAAAAAAAGCAAGTAGTAGAGCAATATATATACagcatgatttcattttattaaactaAAGATAGCTATATGTAAGTCAGTATTTACATAAGAAGATGCATCACAGTGGTGGCAGATTCTGTTCATCACCATTctgttggatttcttttttttttttacctattcaGTAGTTCTTAAATCCTTCATCTTCATTTCTGTCATCCTAATCCAGCTATCATATTTTCACTTTCACTTCTACAAGATACTCCTAATTAGCCTCCCTGCTCCAACCACATGGTCCTTGtttcagtttcttaaatataTGTTTCCTCCTACCATGGACCTTTGTAcatgttctttcctctttctgggaTATCTCTTTTTCTGAGACTCAGATGTCAGTTTGAGCATAACTTCATTGAGCCTTCTCAGACCTCTTAGGTGAAACCTACTTATTACACATTCTAATACTATGGCACACCTCTTTGTTGTAGTGGTCATCGTGTATTGTGATTATCTGATTGCCTGACTccttctccaccctccctccccaccctcgcTTCCTAAAAATTCTACTAAGCTCTGTGACAAGAGGGACTGAGGGACCAAAACTCATTTTTGCTCATCATTATATCCTCAGTGCCTCACATGGTACCTGGCATCTTTAAGTACTTGGTGACTATTTGATAAATATTGCACAAATGACTGCctctttgataaaaatatattcttatttttttcctttttcagttatATTAGGTAGAATTCTTAGTTTGACTGCAcctatacattatattgcatgtaaatgcatatatacaatatactgcacattttttttttagtttacatatatgtgttgATCACTGTTTCTAAGTACAGAttaaagctttagctttttaaacttacatagttatcaaacaaatgaagccaaccacaaaataagaatcaagaGAATGCgataatccaatcataaaggacagtcaaatgtactTATGcttattcaagaaatcagtcatctaagttataaataataagtagttcatgtcctttttttttaaagatcccacATAATAAggaatatcatatggcatttttctttctctggcccacttcacttagaatgatgatctccaggtccatccatgttgctgcaaatggcattattttattcctttttatggctgagtagtattccattgaaaaTGTACTTAACTGTGTCCTCACATTGTGCCTGGGAATGTGGATATCTAGCTGATTGGTTTATACTGTGTTGCAAATTAATCTTTTTAACAATATGACCTTAGCATGCTAAAGAAAATTTACAGTAGCATGTGTTTTCATAGGATGTACCAGATGACCTTGATGGTGCCCCCATTGAGGAGGAGCTTGACGGTGCACCTCTAGAAGATGTAGATGGAATTCCTATTGATGCTACTCCCATTGATGATCTCGATGGAGTCCCTATCAAGAATCTTGATGATGATCTTGATGGAGTGCCTTGTAAGTTGAAATTTTAAACTCATTAAATCTAGCTAATAAATTTGTTCACAGAACTCTTTAATTTCCACACACACTGATAAGGGGAAAGGTTATAATTTCTGAGTAAGGTGTCAGTCATTAACTTTTTGCTgtcttttatttctgagttgtcaGATACTCAGTAATACATTGATTGTGCCAAGAAAAAGGTTTTCTTTCTGGTCACATTTCTTTGTTGGGACAGTCAgccttttataaaaacaaatttcttttgtcttaATTGTCTGGAAACTATATGCAGAATCCTGTGTTCAGTTGTATGCATGATCCCAGgtgcttggttttatttttctgttcttattaTTAGTTTCCCTAACTTACAGGTTCAGTTTTCCTAGCTGCCTAAAATCATCTTTGGAAATAGGAAGGGTACATAATCTTCAATACCTTTGGATTATAAGTTAAAATATTGAATAATATATGAATTCTACAGTTTAAACAATAATTGGGTAAAGGTACTTCCTCAGCTTCTCCATTTGCTTGAAGTAACCATGTCTGTGTTCTGGGTTGGTTGAGAGAGAcaaacatatattatatacacacacacaaacacacatatatatgtatgtatatatttatatttaaaagttggACCTCAGGTGCAGAGAGTTGAATTAGTCTTGAATTAGTCCTAATCCTTGTTCTTGACATTAGCATTATTAGTCCATGTGTGgccttattttactttttaataacaTAGTACTCATGAGCtctttaaatcatcttctgaTAGTCAGGTTCATGCCTTATGTTTCTTCAATAGTGGATGCAACTGAAGACTCAAAGAAGAATGAACCTATATTTAAAGTTGCTCCATCAAAATGGGAAGCTGTAGATGAATCTGAATTGGAAGCACAGGGTAAGTAAAAGTACAGCTAGTGAAGCTTTGAAAAATTGAGTACTTAACAACTTTACCAAGTCATTTGTTTGTACGTGTAcgttttccttttgtattttacaTGTTTCAACCTTAAGACCCAGTGTTATATTTTACGTTTAGTGGCTAAGTTTTCATTGTGGTTGCTGTTAAACTTTTCTTAGATCCCTTCAGTTTGGATGCTTTGAGAGTAATCAGAGAGAGAAATCACTAAAAACCTTTTAGGTTAAGCCATTTTAGTAGAAAATGTAGATGGGAAGCTGTATGTATTTGGAATTTACTTAGAGGTCAGTTTCAGAAAAACCAAAGCTTTGTCCCTCCTGTATTGCTTGACTTGTTAGATGCAGTTTAGCCTTTCATACTTGCTTTGACATCTATCCTAGTGCTTATAATCTGTAATTGTTAATATTTGTAGGTTCTCATGAAATAGATCTTACCATCTAGCACAGAAATAAGAATGACAACATTATTCACTTCATGAATTTGAATAAAATTACAGTGTAGATGTGAGGAAAGAAATAGATTTAGCACATATTCAAGGAAAAGGTATACCTAGAGAACTTCTGTAATATAAACTTTCAGTTCTGAAGCTGGGCTTCTACTATGCCACTGCAAAAATGCTAATTTACCTTATGGAATTacatccttttttccccttccattcAGCTGTAACAACTTCTAAATGGGAATTATTTGACCAGCATGAAGaatcagaagaagaagaaaatcaaaagtaAGAATCTAAATTTCGAATATACTCAACTTTCTTATTGCATGTACACTCCCTTTTTCATTAAGAAGTGTGCTTGAAATAATAGTGAGGAGGAAAACTTCACTTTTAAGAAAAACTTGTTAAGAGAATCGTTTTTAGTTCTTCATTGGTTTTCCTGTGAATAAAAAGCTTTTGGTTTCTGGTCTTGATGCATCTGGTTTCACTTtgcttttgagttttatttttctatgctaGGTTATACATTTTTCACCTTGTAGTTACTAAATGGTCACCTGCATTTATTTCAAATCTTTGTCATCAAGTATTATTTTGGCTTcataaaaagtgattttaaaaatgtgaatggcggggagggtatagctcaagtggtagagtgcatgcctagcatgagcaaggtcctgggttcaatccccagtacctccatcacaaaaataaataagtaaacctaattacctccccctgcaaaaaaaaaaaaatagtgaatgggaagattatacttcttttttggggggatcgTACATTACTTAAATAAAGGCATTATGACCATTCTGTTACGTTGTTTAAATGTAAACACTTTAGAAgaactaagaataaataaaagaaaaaacaacactTTCCTTTAATGTATAGAGAATGtataattttgaattttgctCTTTGGTAATTACCCCCAATTGTTTTTGAATTGAACACTGAATATGATTATAGGAATTCCTGCTTCCAAATTCTCCTGCAAGTTTATGATAGTAGTTTTTAGGTAGCTCTTGACGCCTTTTTAAATCATTGCAAaggaagtaaattttttttaaagagatggcATCAAGAACATGAAACAGAGgtttctggttttttaaaaatcattcttcttGTATCATTTTCAAATGGAAGAGTGAACAGGAGGAAAAGTCCCTTTGTGTCCCAGCACAGTTTCAACATTTGTATGCATTCAGTAAATGAGTATTAGTAGCATTTAGATTTAAGGAAATATGATTGATCAGCATTTGTGGAAACACAGTTTAATATGATGAGGAAAACTTGGCAACAGTGATGTCTGTCCGGAAATGGTGTGATCAGAACAAGTCAACAGTGTAACGTTGTAATACTGTAAATATGATACCATATATACGAAATACAGATGTGGTTCACTGATGGAAATTCCTATCTGAGGCTGTTCAGGAGTACAAGAATTGGAAATAGTCCAGTTTGCTCTCTTTTTTATGTTTGCAATCCCATCATTAGTAACATCTTTTACCATTGTAGaattactactttttaaaatgattccGTGTACCTATAATTACTTAAGGAAAAGGAAGGGTAGAAAAGCCATTGTAGAACTTAAATATTGTTAAGTGGTTTCATTTCTAAAGGTGCTAATTTTTTCGCAATAAATTCGGTATTTATGTTAATATTTGAAATGTGAATGCTTTTTAGTGTTGATGGTAATCATAAATTCATACAGTGAAGCATGGatcactgaaaatatatttttgatttttccTAGGAGCTCCAAATAAGTCATaacattaaaataactttatgaaaGTATGAAGCagggaaaaaatacttttttatgtGCAACTTTCTGGTCCCTGAGATTTTCTTAGGCCTCACTACTGCTCTCTAGTGGCTGAATCTAAAATGCCTTTTTTTACCAAGGAGCTGCTTTTTGACACTAATAATCGTATTTGTAGCAGAAATGGTGatttaaaaagtacatatatagCACTACTAATGCCCTGCAGAAAAGTTCCAGGTAGTAATTTAGTTTCGTTTGTAATGAATTCTGTATGTGTTTAGAGTcttgaatttctgtttctttaaaagaagagCAAGATGAAGCTGTGGTGAGATCTGAATCTAGAAATAGTAACTAATAGCTAAAATCAAAACCAATTAAAACAGACTGCTCAGGTCTTGCAAAATTTAAATAGCAGCTgtataatttgtatatattttgaatcaTCAAACTGCAACTGtaaaatttgtatgtattttaaaccATCAAATTGTAGTGTGTTTCATTTTAAAGGTCCTAATATGATTAATGCTTGGCATCAAGCCACGTAGGTCCTTTCTCtgtatatataaaaatgcatatctatttaaaacaaattattgcATGCTATTCTGTGATCCACGTTTTTCTCTCAGGTATCATGGTTGTTATTACTCCATGTTAATCCATATGTTAATCTGCTCTGTATTCATCTGTGATTGAAAAAGCAAGCTTTCAGATAAGTGTACAAGGAAATTTATCAAGGAATATTTCTAATTgcaggggggaggatatagctcaagtggtagagcatgtgcttagcatgcatgaggtcctgggttcaatccctagtaccacctctaagaataaataaataaacctaattacctccccccaccaaaaaaaaaaaagaaaggaatgtttcaaattgcaaaaaaaattttttttaaatattataaataacagGCTGGAATTGGTTAAATAATTTCCATTACATAGATACCACAGTTTCATTAACTGTGTTGCATTTTTATTGATTGACTCCAGAATAATCCTTCAGTTAGTTAATAtctgtatttacacacacacacacacaggaattgGAATTGCATCTGACAAATTAATgagaaataataagtaaaaagtttatttctgaaaagaatattatacatattttttaattattggtttttgtcttttttctctttttttcccctcacctaAGTAttatattgagttgtaagaatgtATGCTACTAGTCTGTGGGGCTCTGAGAGTATAAAATTTGTGGagtattttattaatattccaaaaaggaaattaaaaagctaGTAGCATAATCCTCTCCTTATTTTTGTTTACCTTACTTAAAGTTTTCTCATTCAGTGTGTGTATCTTCTTATCAGactctaaaataattaaaattttatttggaaataatttgattgtaattgtttttatattattgtgaatagttttaaatatatactgaAAGAACTCCTATTTATGGTAGAGTGTATTTAGTACCCAAATACCAACTTGTAAGGGCTTATCAGGTTCAAATATTAAAGGGAGAATGGCACATTTTCTAGGCTATGCTAGTAGTGTTCATAccacaatatttttaaaggaattttgtttttatatacataaacattCTGCATTAGTTTGTACATGGAAGACTTGCCTAGATttactatatacacacacaaagccCAGTCCCAGAGcattcaatctttttttaaaataaaggtccTTTCATTCCTTTTACTTGAAGAACATTGTTAATCCTATTTTAGCCATGATGAGCAGCTTTACAGAGCTGTTTGCCTGTCTTTTCTATTAGATTGTTTCTAGGAGGGCAggagaatttttcttctttgtgttcttAGCTGTAGTAGTCacttagtttttcattttctttttatctgagATAGAACAGTATAGCTTTCGTAATCGACTGACTTGAATACTAATGTGtgctaatatttaaaattaatgcaTTGTTTTGGTATTATGTGTTAATTAGATAATGTCTTTACCTGCTGCTTTGATTGTTTTATAGTAACTCTTGTGTGACTCAAACTCATGTATCTTCTAGTTAATAGGCTCTGCTAAAGGATGGGTAAACAGTTGGCTTTTTAAACATTAACTGTCATGAAATCGCTCTAACTACAAAATATGCAGAAATCActgattatttatttcatttaactgcTGCAAGGAGAGTTTGTTGTAGAATAAAGGCACAGAAATAACATAAGCAGAATTTTGATAAGTATGATTATGTTGAAGCTCAAACATTTTCTGTGGAGGAAACATAAGTTTATAAATTTGTCTATATTATTTGatcaatattttgtaaaaaatcTTAGTGATAAATTGTCCCTTATGTTTTTGTTAGCATTACTTAAGCTCTAAGGCAATCAAAAGCCAGActgtaaaatgtaatttttttttgctgccttGACTTAcgatgtgttctgtttatttcCAAAGTCAAGAAGAAGAAAGTGAGGATGAAGAAGACACTCAAAGTTCCAAGTCTGAAGAACATCATGTGTACTCTAATccaatcaaagaagaaatgactGAGTCCAAATTCTCTAAGTACTCTGAAATGAGTGAAGAAAAACGAGCTAAACTCCGTGAAATTGAGGTTAGTATTGCAGTGAAGTTTTAACTACACTACACTggccttcttttactttttccacCAAACTGTGCTCCCTCGTGGCATCATACCTTGGTTCATactctttcctctctgcttagAAACCTTTGTACCAGCTGCCTTTCTTCAGGCCTCTTAGTTCAAGTGTCTCTTCTCTCTTCGTACCCTTTTCTTGACCTTctggatttgttttcttcttgtttatctgtgttGTGATTTTACATGTATTGTATGTGtattatgttttttttcctgcttgcttAATGTCTGTATTCCCCAGTAGGCTTTGGTTTCCATGTCTGTTGTCCATCTTATCTCCAGTCCCTGGCACATAGGGGATCCTCTGCAGAAATTGATATAATGAGTAGATTATATCTTGCATTATGAAATCCATCACATTTTGAGTATACATTGTATGTAACAAAGAAAAGTGAGATACTTTCTGGCATGTTCATGTTATGTGTACATTGTACTATAGTAGACTTCATTTTAAGTGTCTGTACAGGTGGTGGGGAGAGTAGACACTGAGTGAGGCTTAACAATACAAGGAGGGGAATAACTCACAGAGAGTATAAACTCTCAAGacttttctctccatcccttctcctttttataatgcctttttttttaattaccaaaagTATTCAGACATGTCAGGGAAAGGAGGGTTTTGTAATGAAAACCTACTTTATTCCTTGCCCCAGGTGATGAAACATTCCCAGTGAATGTTAGCAATAGTGTATTAGTCAGTCCAGAAtctcaagtgtgtgtgtgagagggaaTTTTAATACTCTGTCCATtcatttaatagtattttatatGCCTACTCTGTGTCAGT harbors:
- the U2SURP gene encoding U2 snRNP-associated SURP motif-containing protein isoform X3, translated to MLPCYHHLKTRRILRRNLLALIHRMIEFVVREGPMFEAMIMNREINNPMFRFLFENQTPAHVYYRWKLYSILQGDSPTKWRTEDFRMFKNGSFWRPPPLNPYLHGMSEEQETEAFVEEPSKKGALKEEQRDKLEEILRGLTPRKNDIGDAMVFCLNNAEAAEEIVDCITESLSILKTPLPKKIARLYLVSDVLYNSSAKVANASYYRKFFETKLCQIFSDLNATYRTIQGHLQSENFKQRVMTCFRAWEDWAIYPEPFLIKLQNIFLGLVNIIEEKEAEDVPDDLDGAPIEEELDGAPLEDVDGIPIDATPIDDLDGVPIKNLDDDLDGVPLDATEDSKKNEPIFKVAPSKWEAVDESELEAQAVTTSKWELFDQHEESEEEENQNQEEESEDEEDTQSSKSEEHHVYSNPIKEEMTESKFSKYSEMSEEKRAKLREIELKVMKFQDELESGKRPKKPGQSFQEQVEHYRDKLLQREKEKELERERERDKKDKEKLESRSKDKKEKDECTPTRKERKRRHSTSPSPSRSSSGRRVKSPSPKSERSERSERSHKESSRSRSSHKDSPRDVSKKAKRSPSGSRTPKRSRRSRSRSPKKSGKKSRSQSRSPHRSHKKSKKNKH